In Streptomyces canus, one DNA window encodes the following:
- a CDS encoding toxin-antitoxin system, toxin component, PIN family protein has protein sequence MPPEFFLDRNLGRRVAEGLRACGWTVHRIGEVFPDDGQDVPDEEWITYGLDRSWVPLSKDGRIKTRDLEIQPVLEREAVLFYLDNQQLRSVEMVERLVTRRDVIHRAVEKGGPAAYAVRHDRVERTWP, from the coding sequence TTGCCGCCTGAGTTCTTCCTCGACCGGAACCTCGGTCGCCGTGTCGCGGAAGGACTGAGAGCCTGCGGGTGGACGGTTCACCGCATCGGGGAGGTCTTTCCCGACGACGGGCAAGATGTTCCGGACGAGGAGTGGATCACCTACGGTCTCGACCGATCCTGGGTCCCGCTGTCGAAGGACGGGCGGATCAAGACCCGGGACCTGGAGATCCAGCCCGTCCTGGAGCGTGAGGCCGTGCTGTTCTACCTGGACAACCAGCAGCTCCGCAGCGTCGAGATGGTCGAGCGTCTCGTCACACGCCGTGACGTGATCCATCGGGCCGTCGAGAAGGGCGGCCCTGCGGCCTACGCCGTACGGCACGACCGTGTTGAGCGCACCTGGCCATGA
- a CDS encoding polyamine aminopropyltransferase, whose amino-acid sequence MIEPHAPAPPGAPPSWAGPARLPVRPGTGRFLVLACVFVCAACGLVYELELVALASYLIGDSVTQASVVLSVMVFAMGIGSLVAKRLRRHAAAAFGALEALLALVGGCSAMALYAVFAWTGDWGGLWASGPRWLLVAFSLAIGLLIGAEVPLLMELIQRIRRQDAGGAVADLFAADYVGALVGGLAFPFLLLPLLGQLTGAMLTGAVNAVAGGALVLGLFRRDLTRRARWLLLAANLAVLGVLATAAVLVDDFERAAREAVYGEDVRVALRTGVQEVVLTGGTDGRPLGLYLDGRLRVGGRDERRYHEALVTPAMDGPHTRVLVLGGGDGLAAREVLRYPDVRRVDIVEIDPAVVDLARRDPALSRLNGHVYGDARVRVTTADAFRRLRTEPPVPSYDVVIADLPDPGITASTKLYSEEFYGLVRRVLAPGGRLVVHAGPVSSRPRDFWTVESTMRAAGLYTTPYRVGGRDSGFAAGPDRTVGASRAPRDWGFVLASPEARPALGPGARGPRPATLSRESLGAARRAAEATRIVGLPASTLVHPRY is encoded by the coding sequence GTGATCGAGCCGCACGCCCCCGCCCCGCCCGGCGCTCCGCCGTCCTGGGCCGGGCCTGCGCGGCTGCCCGTCCGCCCCGGCACGGGCCGCTTCCTCGTCCTCGCCTGTGTCTTCGTCTGCGCGGCCTGCGGACTGGTGTACGAACTCGAACTGGTCGCTCTCGCCTCGTACTTGATCGGCGACTCGGTCACCCAGGCCTCCGTGGTGCTGTCCGTCATGGTCTTCGCGATGGGCATCGGCTCGCTCGTCGCCAAGCGGCTGCGCCGGCACGCGGCGGCGGCCTTCGGCGCGCTCGAGGCGCTGCTCGCGCTGGTCGGCGGATGCAGCGCGATGGCGCTGTACGCCGTCTTCGCGTGGACCGGCGACTGGGGCGGACTGTGGGCGAGCGGCCCGCGCTGGCTCCTGGTCGCGTTCTCCCTCGCCATCGGTCTGCTCATCGGCGCCGAAGTCCCCTTGCTGATGGAACTGATCCAGCGCATCCGCCGCCAGGACGCGGGCGGCGCGGTGGCCGACCTGTTCGCGGCGGACTACGTCGGCGCGCTGGTCGGCGGCCTGGCCTTCCCCTTCCTCCTGCTGCCGCTGCTGGGCCAGTTGACCGGCGCGATGCTCACCGGCGCGGTCAACGCGGTCGCGGGCGGCGCCCTGGTCCTCGGCCTGTTCCGCCGCGACCTGACCCGCCGGGCCCGCTGGCTGCTGCTGGCCGCCAACCTCGCCGTGCTCGGTGTCCTCGCCACCGCCGCCGTCCTCGTCGACGACTTCGAGCGGGCCGCGCGCGAGGCGGTCTACGGCGAGGACGTGCGCGTCGCCCTCCGGACCGGCGTCCAGGAGGTCGTCCTCACCGGCGGCACCGACGGCCGCCCCCTCGGCCTCTACCTGGACGGTCGCCTGAGGGTCGGCGGTCGTGACGAGCGCCGCTACCACGAGGCCCTCGTCACCCCCGCGATGGACGGCCCCCACACGCGCGTGCTCGTCCTCGGCGGCGGCGACGGCCTCGCCGCCCGCGAGGTGCTGAGGTACCCGGACGTACGGCGGGTCGACATCGTCGAGATCGACCCCGCGGTGGTGGACCTGGCCCGCCGCGACCCGGCGCTGTCCCGGCTCAACGGCCATGTGTACGGCGACGCGCGCGTGCGGGTGACCACCGCGGACGCGTTCCGCCGGCTGCGGACGGAGCCGCCCGTGCCGTCGTACGACGTGGTGATCGCCGATCTGCCCGATCCCGGCATCACCGCGAGCACCAAGCTGTACTCGGAGGAGTTCTACGGCCTGGTCCGCCGTGTCCTGGCCCCCGGGGGCCGTCTCGTCGTGCACGCGGGGCCGGTCTCCTCCCGTCCCCGGGACTTCTGGACGGTGGAGTCGACGATGCGTGCGGCGGGTCTGTACACCACCCCCTACCGCGTCGGCGGCCGCGACTCCGGCTTCGCCGCGGGCCCCGACCGCACGGTCGGCGCCTCCCGCGCACCGCGCGACTGGGGCTTCGTGCTCGCCTCACCGGAAGCCCGCCCGGCACTGGGCCCGGGGGCCCGGGGGCCGAGGCCGGCGACCCTGTCGCGGGAGTCCCTGGGGGCTGCGCGGAGGGCGGCGGAGGCGACCAGGATCGTAGGGCTGCCGGCGTCGACATTGGTGCATCCGCGCTACTGA
- a CDS encoding ATP-binding protein, whose product MPTETTVPADEPGRGTAAFAAEGPALTDVQTEPPPLVAQFASSPRGARLARQLAVRCLEEWGYPSASDASCAVALVVAELAANAVRHGRVPGRDFGLRLALDAAAGLVRVEVADAASAKRPPAVPPPSAPDGESGRGLFLVDALAVRWGSAPRHPLGKTVWAEIPVAA is encoded by the coding sequence GTGCCGACAGAAACGACCGTCCCGGCGGACGAACCGGGGCGTGGTACCGCGGCCTTCGCGGCGGAGGGGCCTGCCCTCACCGACGTACAGACCGAACCGCCGCCTCTTGTCGCGCAGTTCGCCTCCTCGCCTCGGGGTGCGCGACTGGCACGGCAACTCGCCGTGCGATGTCTGGAGGAGTGGGGGTATCCGTCGGCGTCGGACGCATCGTGCGCGGTCGCCCTCGTCGTCGCGGAACTCGCCGCGAACGCCGTGCGGCACGGCCGCGTACCCGGACGCGACTTCGGCCTCCGGCTCGCCCTTGATGCGGCGGCGGGCCTGGTTCGCGTCGAGGTCGCGGACGCGGCCTCCGCGAAACGGCCCCCAGCGGTCCCGCCTCCGTCGGCCCCTGATGGTGAGTCGGGTCGAGGGCTGTTCCTGGTGGACGCCCTGGCCGTGCGCTGGGGTTCGGCGCCACGTCACCCGCTGGGCAAGACGGTTTGGGCGGAAATTCCTGTCGCCGCTTGA
- a CDS encoding SRPBCC domain-containing protein translates to MEHEVFVPVTVERLTEALGDPVRVARAVPGLQQDAGADPVAGRLKVRVGSHSITYRGAVRVTRRDDGSYAVEGDATETRGTGSVTLALTLRLRDTEGGTTLTFDGTATADGRVTELPQDAVHSAVVRLLNRFAEALGETEEAPEQPEEQPEQLEQRPETPEAVETPEPVEPPAPPVDDFTEPANPPAEAAHARRTMIGRSAEEVDHAPPRGRYAPVPAPQSVASGATLRWAAPAAAVVLASAIVVTRVLRKRR, encoded by the coding sequence ATGGAGCATGAGGTGTTCGTTCCGGTTACGGTCGAGCGGCTGACGGAGGCCCTGGGGGATCCCGTCAGGGTCGCCCGGGCGGTTCCCGGGCTCCAGCAGGACGCCGGCGCGGACCCCGTCGCCGGGCGCCTGAAGGTGCGGGTCGGCAGCCACTCCATCACCTACCGCGGCGCGGTGCGCGTCACCCGCCGGGACGACGGCTCCTACGCCGTCGAGGGCGATGCCACCGAGACCCGCGGCACCGGCTCGGTCACCCTCGCCCTCACCCTCCGCCTGCGCGACACGGAGGGTGGCACGACCCTGACCTTCGACGGCACGGCCACGGCGGACGGCCGCGTCACGGAACTCCCGCAGGACGCGGTGCATTCCGCGGTCGTACGGCTGCTGAACCGTTTCGCGGAGGCCCTGGGCGAGACGGAGGAGGCACCGGAGCAGCCGGAGGAGCAGCCGGAGCAACTGGAGCAGCGGCCGGAGACACCGGAGGCCGTGGAGACTCCCGAGCCCGTGGAGCCCCCGGCGCCCCCCGTCGACGACTTCACGGAACCCGCCAACCCCCCGGCCGAAGCGGCCCACGCCCGTCGCACGATGATCGGCCGCAGCGCCGAGGAGGTCGACCACGCTCCGCCCAGGGGCCGCTACGCCCCTGTCCCGGCCCCCCAGTCCGTGGCCTCGGGAGCGACCCTCCGCTGGGCGGCCCCGGCGGCGGCAGTGGTCCTGGCATCGGCGATCGTGGTGACCCGAGTACTGAGAAAACGCCGTTGA
- a CDS encoding helix-turn-helix domain-containing protein, with protein MAALFGARVRRLRVAAGLTQAELGDKVHVVSTRITQIERASGAKPTRELARALDVALSADDLLVELWPYVYREAFPDWSRKFMEHSERAVVIRQYAAHVVPGLLQTEDYARAVLALDAMLDSEAQLEERVAARMGRQERLSSPDRPELLVILDEAVLRRPIGGNGVMRQQLVRLLDVAAERHITVQVLSFDQGGHEAMGGSLTILTRPDGSELAYTEGSDYGQLIEEPANVSRYKVIYDRLRAAALPPLMSFDMIRSTMEGNYRGANLPSRTERRRLAQEQLQQSGGGRLRGGGRQNPAGRRPRP; from the coding sequence ATGGCGGCGCTGTTCGGCGCGCGGGTGCGGAGGCTCCGTGTGGCGGCTGGACTGACCCAGGCCGAACTCGGTGACAAGGTCCACGTGGTGAGCACCCGGATCACTCAGATCGAGCGGGCGTCCGGGGCGAAACCGACACGGGAGCTGGCGCGGGCGCTGGATGTGGCGCTCAGTGCGGATGACCTGCTGGTGGAGCTGTGGCCGTACGTGTACCGGGAGGCGTTTCCGGACTGGTCGCGGAAGTTCATGGAGCACTCGGAGCGGGCCGTGGTCATTCGGCAGTACGCGGCGCATGTGGTGCCGGGTCTGTTGCAGACGGAGGACTACGCGCGGGCGGTTCTCGCTCTGGATGCGATGCTCGACAGCGAAGCGCAGTTGGAGGAGCGCGTCGCAGCCCGTATGGGACGGCAGGAACGACTGAGTTCGCCCGACCGGCCGGAGCTTTTGGTGATCCTGGACGAGGCGGTGTTGAGGCGCCCCATCGGCGGCAATGGCGTGATGCGGCAGCAGCTGGTGCGACTGCTCGATGTGGCAGCGGAACGTCACATCACCGTGCAGGTGCTGTCGTTCGACCAAGGCGGACACGAGGCCATGGGTGGATCGCTGACGATTTTGACCCGTCCAGATGGCTCGGAACTGGCGTACACAGAAGGCTCGGATTACGGCCAACTCATCGAAGAACCAGCCAACGTCAGTCGCTACAAGGTGATTTACGATCGGCTGCGGGCGGCAGCGCTGCCCCCGCTCATGTCGTTCGACATGATCCGGTCCACCATGGAGGGCAACTACCGTGGCGCGAATCTCCCGTCCCGAACCGAACGGCGCCGCCTGGCGCAGGAGCAGCTACAGCAATCAGGCGGGGGGCGACTGCGTGGAGGTGGCCGACAGAATCCAGCAGGCCGTCGTCCCCGTCCGTGA
- a CDS encoding DUF397 domain-containing protein codes for MEVADRIQQAVVPVRDSKVPHGPALCFEAAAWAAFIGELKAGRHRR; via the coding sequence GTGGAGGTGGCCGACAGAATCCAGCAGGCCGTCGTCCCCGTCCGTGACAGCAAGGTCCCGCACGGTCCGGCGCTGTGCTTCGAAGCCGCCGCCTGGGCCGCCTTTATAGGCGAGTTGAAGGCCGGGCGCCACCGTCGCTGA
- a CDS encoding Txe/YoeB family addiction module toxin, translating into MKITFSSRAWEDYLWWQLQDRKILKRINTLIADITRNGNEGIGKPEPLKHGFQGYWSRRINDEHRLIYKATEDGVLIAQCRYHYES; encoded by the coding sequence TTGAAGATCACCTTCTCTTCCCGCGCCTGGGAGGACTACCTGTGGTGGCAGCTTCAGGACCGGAAAATCCTCAAGCGCATCAACACGCTCATCGCGGACATCACCCGGAACGGCAACGAGGGCATCGGCAAACCGGAACCGCTCAAGCACGGATTCCAGGGCTACTGGTCGCGCCGCATCAACGACGAGCACCGACTGATCTACAAGGCAACCGAGGATGGCGTCCTGATCGCTCAGTGCCGCTATCACTACGAAAGCTGA
- a CDS encoding DUF2617 family protein — protein MLTTLNTSYTDTRAADLAWALGREPLPALATLDLEIGQAQLQLRLLGASHQVLLEEDRGTCSETVACIAGSSTPLPLGVAKRVGDWEYEFAARVEVLSPGQFAGRAQELLALVSDHPNGLAGVFPGSPHAFTALLAQRYDGQVHWRTWHAYPQDGQLVATRTRVGVRVPVGTSG, from the coding sequence ATGCTCACGACCCTGAACACCTCGTACACCGACACGCGCGCGGCCGACCTCGCCTGGGCCCTGGGGCGCGAGCCGTTGCCCGCCCTCGCCACGCTCGACCTCGAAATCGGCCAGGCGCAGCTTCAGTTGAGACTCCTCGGCGCGTCCCACCAAGTGCTCCTTGAGGAGGACCGGGGCACCTGTTCGGAGACGGTCGCGTGCATCGCCGGCAGCAGTACGCCGCTGCCCCTGGGCGTGGCCAAGCGGGTGGGCGACTGGGAGTACGAGTTCGCCGCACGCGTCGAGGTGCTGTCGCCGGGTCAGTTCGCCGGAAGAGCACAGGAGTTGCTGGCTCTGGTGTCCGACCATCCGAACGGGCTCGCGGGGGTTTTTCCGGGCAGTCCGCACGCGTTCACGGCGCTACTGGCCCAGCGGTACGACGGGCAGGTGCACTGGCGGACCTGGCACGCGTATCCGCAGGACGGGCAGTTGGTGGCCACGCGGACGCGGGTCGGGGTCCGGGTCCCGGTCGGGACATCGGGTTGA
- a CDS encoding valine--tRNA ligase: MTDNSQRPDSGPNSAPELPTQYTPAEVEGTLYERWVERGYFEADAKSDKPAYTIVIPPPNVTGSLHLGHAFEHTLIDALTRRKRMQGYETLWQPGMDHAGIATQNVVERELAKEGKSRHDLGREAFVERVWQWKAESGGQIAGQMRRLGNGVAWSRDRFTMDEGLSRAVQTVFKKMYDDGLIYRAERIINWCPRCLTAISDIEVDYQDDDGELVSIKYGEGDDTVVVATTRAETMLGDTAVAVHPDDERYKHLVGKRIKLPLTGRTIPVVADTHVDPEFGTGAVKVTPAHDPNDFAIGQRHGLESLTVMDERGVITAHGPFEGLDRFEARSAIVAALRADGRIVAEKRPYVHSVGHCSRCKTTLEPRLSLQWWVKVETLAKAAGDAVRDGRVNIHPADLSQRYFDWVDNLNDWCISRQLWWGHRIPVWHGPNGETVCVGPDEQPPTGEGWEQDTDVLDTWFSSGLWPFSTLGWPEKTADLAKFYPNSAMVTGYDLMFFWVARMMMFGLYAMDGEIPFHTIAFHGMVRDEHGKKMSKSFGNTVNPLDWMDKYGSDALRFTLARGANPGTDVPIGEDWVQASRNFANKIWNATRFAMMNGATIEGELPPAEQLSATDRWILSRLNTVVAEADAYYDDYQFAKLADALYHFAWDEVFDWYVELSKTTFMAGGEAAKVSARVLGEVLDVTLRLLHPIVPFVTETLWTTLTGRESVVIADWPADSGFRDTAAEAEIESLQQVITEVRRFRSDQGLQPGQKVPARLDLAGTQLAAHEAAIRQLLRLQPEGDGFSSTATLPVAGATVALDLSGTIDVAAERKRLAKDLAAAEKEKAQAKAKLGNEAFLAKAPDNVVEKIRTRLTKAEGDIVRLQDQIGNLPPA, from the coding sequence GTGACCGACAACTCTCAGCGCCCCGACAGCGGGCCTAACAGCGCCCCCGAACTGCCGACCCAGTACACGCCGGCCGAGGTAGAGGGGACGCTGTACGAGCGCTGGGTAGAGCGCGGTTACTTCGAGGCTGACGCGAAGAGCGACAAGCCCGCGTACACCATCGTCATCCCGCCGCCCAACGTCACCGGCTCCCTGCACCTGGGCCACGCCTTCGAGCACACGCTGATCGATGCCCTCACTCGCCGTAAGCGGATGCAGGGCTACGAGACGCTGTGGCAGCCCGGCATGGACCACGCCGGTATCGCCACCCAGAACGTCGTCGAGCGAGAGCTCGCCAAGGAGGGCAAGTCCCGCCACGACCTGGGCCGCGAGGCGTTCGTGGAGCGGGTCTGGCAGTGGAAGGCCGAGTCCGGTGGGCAGATCGCCGGTCAGATGCGGCGCCTGGGCAACGGCGTCGCGTGGAGCCGTGACCGCTTCACCATGGACGAGGGTCTGTCCCGTGCCGTCCAGACCGTCTTCAAGAAGATGTACGACGACGGCCTGATCTACCGTGCCGAGCGCATCATCAACTGGTGCCCGCGCTGCCTGACGGCGATCTCGGACATCGAGGTCGACTACCAGGACGACGACGGCGAGCTCGTCTCTATCAAGTACGGCGAGGGGGACGACACGGTCGTCGTCGCCACCACGCGTGCGGAGACCATGCTCGGTGACACCGCGGTGGCCGTTCACCCGGACGACGAGCGCTACAAGCACCTCGTCGGCAAGCGCATCAAGCTGCCCCTGACCGGCCGGACGATCCCCGTCGTCGCCGACACGCACGTCGACCCGGAGTTCGGCACCGGTGCCGTCAAGGTCACGCCCGCCCATGATCCCAACGACTTCGCCATCGGCCAGCGGCACGGCCTGGAGTCGCTGACCGTCATGGACGAGCGCGGTGTCATCACGGCCCACGGGCCTTTCGAAGGGCTGGACCGCTTCGAGGCGCGTTCCGCGATCGTCGCCGCGCTGCGCGCCGACGGCCGGATCGTCGCGGAGAAGCGGCCGTACGTCCACTCGGTGGGCCACTGCTCGCGCTGCAAGACGACCCTTGAACCGCGGCTGTCCCTGCAGTGGTGGGTGAAGGTCGAGACGCTCGCCAAGGCCGCGGGAGACGCGGTCCGCGACGGCCGGGTGAACATCCACCCCGCCGACCTGTCGCAGCGCTACTTCGACTGGGTCGACAACCTCAACGACTGGTGCATCTCACGGCAGTTGTGGTGGGGCCACCGCATCCCCGTCTGGCACGGCCCCAACGGCGAAACCGTGTGCGTCGGCCCCGACGAACAGCCGCCGACCGGCGAGGGCTGGGAGCAGGACACCGACGTCCTCGACACCTGGTTCTCGTCCGGCCTGTGGCCCTTCTCGACACTCGGCTGGCCCGAGAAGACCGCGGACCTGGCCAAGTTCTATCCGAACTCGGCCATGGTCACCGGGTACGACCTGATGTTCTTCTGGGTCGCGCGGATGATGATGTTCGGCTTGTACGCGATGGACGGCGAGATCCCCTTCCACACCATCGCGTTCCACGGCATGGTCCGTGACGAGCACGGCAAGAAGATGTCGAAGTCGTTCGGCAACACGGTCAATCCGCTGGACTGGATGGACAAGTACGGCTCCGACGCTCTGCGATTCACACTCGCGCGGGGCGCCAACCCCGGTACCGACGTGCCGATCGGCGAGGACTGGGTCCAGGCGTCCCGGAACTTCGCCAACAAGATCTGGAACGCGACGCGGTTCGCGATGATGAACGGCGCCACGATCGAGGGCGAGCTGCCCCCGGCCGAGCAGCTGTCGGCCACGGACCGCTGGATCCTGTCCCGGCTGAACACCGTCGTCGCCGAGGCGGACGCGTACTACGACGACTACCAGTTCGCGAAGCTCGCCGATGCCCTGTACCACTTCGCGTGGGACGAGGTCTTCGACTGGTACGTCGAGCTGTCCAAGACGACGTTCATGGCCGGCGGCGAGGCGGCCAAGGTCTCGGCACGCGTCCTGGGCGAGGTCCTGGACGTGACGCTGCGCCTGCTGCATCCCATCGTTCCGTTCGTGACGGAGACGCTGTGGACCACGCTCACCGGCCGAGAGTCCGTCGTGATCGCCGACTGGCCGGCGGACAGCGGCTTCCGCGATACCGCGGCCGAGGCGGAAATCGAGAGTCTCCAGCAGGTGATCACCGAGGTTCGCCGCTTCCGCTCGGACCAGGGCCTGCAGCCCGGTCAGAAGGTCCCCGCCCGCCTGGACCTGGCGGGTACGCAGCTCGCTGCCCATGAGGCCGCCATCCGCCAGCTGCTCCGGCTCCAGCCTGAGGGTGACGGCTTCAGCTCCACGGCGACCCTCCCGGTTGCCGGCGCCACGGTCGCGCTCGACCTGTCCGGCACGATCGACGTCGCGGCCGAGCGCAAGCGGCTGGCCAAGGACCTCGCTGCGGCCGAGAAGGAGAAGGCCCAGGCGAAGGCCAAGCTCGGTAATGAGGCGTTCCTGGCGAAGGCCCCGGACAACGTGGTCGAGAAGATCCGTACCCGCCTGACGAAGGCCGAAGGGGACATCGTGCGGCTGCAGGACCAGATCGGTAATCTGCCGCCTGCGTAG
- a CDS encoding pyridoxal phosphate-dependent aminotransferase, translated as MTGMTSSARPLLNRRLAEFGTTIFAEMSALALRTGSINLGQGFPDTDGPEEVREAAVRALRDGRGNQYPPGPGVPELRTAVSAHQERRYGLAYDPDTEVLVTAGATEAIAAALLALVEPGDEVVALEPYYDSYAACIAMAGGTRVPVTLRPHFDGGAGFRLDLDELRAAVTDRTRLLLINTPHNPTGTVLTREELTAIAELAVERDLLVVTDEVYEHLVFDEAAHLPLATFPGMRERTVSIGSAGKTFSFTGWKVGWVTAPPALVTAVRSAKQFLTYVASGPFQYAVAEALALPDSYFDGFRADMLRKRDLLATGLTEAGFEVFRPAGTYFITTDIRPLRESDGFAFCRSLPERAGVVAIPNAVFYDHREAGAPFVRFAFCKRTEVLTDAAERLRKAFAG; from the coding sequence ATGACCGGCATGACCTCCAGTGCGCGCCCCCTGCTCAACCGCCGTCTCGCCGAGTTCGGGACGACGATCTTCGCCGAGATGTCCGCCCTGGCCCTGCGGACCGGATCGATCAATCTGGGTCAGGGCTTTCCCGACACGGACGGTCCCGAGGAGGTCAGGGAGGCGGCCGTACGGGCGCTGCGGGACGGGCGGGGCAACCAGTACCCCCCGGGCCCGGGCGTCCCGGAGCTGCGCACGGCGGTCTCCGCGCACCAGGAGCGCCGCTACGGCCTGGCCTACGACCCCGACACCGAGGTCCTGGTCACCGCCGGCGCCACGGAGGCCATCGCCGCCGCGCTGCTCGCCCTGGTCGAGCCCGGTGACGAGGTCGTCGCCCTGGAGCCGTACTACGACTCCTACGCGGCCTGCATCGCGATGGCGGGCGGGACCAGGGTCCCGGTCACCCTGCGGCCGCACTTCGACGGGGGCGCAGGTTTCCGTCTCGACCTCGACGAGCTGCGCGCCGCGGTGACCGACCGGACCCGGCTCCTGCTCATCAACACCCCGCACAACCCCACCGGCACCGTCCTCACCCGCGAGGAGCTGACGGCGATCGCCGAACTGGCCGTGGAGCGGGATCTGCTGGTCGTCACGGACGAGGTGTACGAGCACCTGGTCTTCGACGAGGCCGCACACCTGCCCCTCGCGACCTTCCCGGGGATGCGGGAGCGCACGGTCTCCATCGGTTCCGCCGGCAAGACCTTCTCCTTCACCGGCTGGAAGGTCGGCTGGGTGACCGCGCCGCCGGCCCTCGTGACCGCCGTACGGTCGGCGAAGCAGTTCCTGACGTACGTGGCGTCCGGACCCTTCCAGTACGCCGTCGCCGAGGCGCTCGCGCTGCCGGACAGCTACTTTGACGGATTCCGCGCGGACATGCTGCGCAAGCGGGATCTGCTCGCCACCGGGCTCACGGAGGCGGGCTTCGAGGTGTTCCGGCCGGCGGGCACGTACTTCATCACCACCGACATCCGCCCCCTCCGGGAGAGCGACGGTTTCGCCTTCTGCCGTTCGCTGCCGGAGCGCGCGGGCGTCGTCGCCATCCCGAACGCGGTCTTCTACGACCACCGCGAGGCCGGCGCCCCGTTCGTGCGGTTCGCGTTCTGCAAGCGCACCGAGGTGCTGACAGACGCGGCGGAACGGCTCCGCAAGGCATTCGCGGGCTGA
- a CDS encoding DUF433 domain-containing protein produces the protein MVDRFKDGLLTPTETASYLEIPQSTLTSWLKGRAAGAPLVHQVEPARRGQPSVPFIAVAEAHVLRSLRSLGLRMSEIREAAAAVRDAFDTPYGLVSKRIATDGVDIFIEHGWGDLRRARDGQVPIDEVVSDYLRYLTWEPGEDFPSSLRLRQYPDSVPVVIDPRFGHGLPVVAANRVTVQAITDLWEAGETVEDIAYDYDMTPEQVDALCRAVVHLAA, from the coding sequence ATGGTCGACAGGTTCAAGGACGGGCTTCTGACGCCCACAGAGACCGCCTCCTACCTTGAGATTCCGCAGTCGACTCTCACGTCGTGGCTGAAGGGCAGGGCCGCGGGAGCGCCACTGGTCCACCAGGTCGAGCCGGCACGGAGGGGGCAGCCGTCGGTGCCGTTCATCGCGGTGGCCGAGGCGCACGTCCTTCGCTCTCTCCGTTCCCTGGGACTCCGCATGAGTGAGATCAGGGAGGCGGCAGCGGCCGTACGGGACGCCTTCGACACCCCCTACGGCCTCGTGTCGAAGCGGATCGCCACGGACGGCGTGGACATCTTCATCGAGCACGGTTGGGGAGATCTCCGCAGAGCACGCGACGGCCAGGTCCCCATCGACGAAGTGGTCTCCGACTATCTCCGCTACCTCACCTGGGAGCCGGGCGAGGACTTCCCCTCCAGTCTGCGGCTGAGGCAGTATCCGGACTCCGTCCCCGTCGTGATCGATCCGAGGTTCGGACACGGTCTCCCCGTGGTAGCCGCCAACCGCGTCACGGTCCAGGCCATCACCGACTTGTGGGAGGCCGGGGAGACCGTCGAGGACATCGCTTACGACTACGACATGACACCCGAGCAGGTGGACGCGCTCTGCCGGGCCGTGGTGCACCTTGCCGCCTGA
- a CDS encoding type II toxin-antitoxin system Phd/YefM family antitoxin — protein MKTMTYSESRARYAEVLNSVTDDREEVVITRAGHEPVVIVSLEDYESLKETAYLLRSPANARRLLASIDELENGGGTVRELATDE, from the coding sequence GTGAAGACCATGACGTATTCCGAGTCGCGCGCGCGGTACGCCGAGGTGCTCAACTCCGTCACCGACGACCGCGAAGAGGTCGTCATCACCCGGGCCGGACATGAGCCGGTCGTCATCGTCTCCCTTGAGGACTACGAGTCCCTGAAGGAGACGGCGTACCTGCTGCGCAGTCCGGCCAATGCCCGGCGTCTGCTCGCGTCCATCGACGAACTGGAAAACGGCGGCGGCACCGTGCGCGAGCTGGCGACCGACGAGTAA